A window of the Lolium perenne isolate Kyuss_39 chromosome 7, Kyuss_2.0, whole genome shotgun sequence genome harbors these coding sequences:
- the LOC127300881 gene encoding probable phospholipid-transporting ATPase 8 produces the protein MRASTTDADDRPLVELAVVAPTPSTSSPSPATGPAASAPGFSRAVRCNARSSASASASGTADGDGLSSYPGNAISTTKYTAASFLPKSLFEQFRRVANCFFLVVAFVSFSPLAPYRAVSVLLPLVVVVSAAMAKEAVEDWRRKQQDVEVNNRKVEVFDGVQSFHETEWKKLQVGDIVKVKKDEFFPADLLLLSSCHDNGMCYVETMNLDGETNLKRKQSLDVTVGLSEEHSFHSFKAFIQCEDPNEKLYSFLGTLYYGEQQYPLSPQQILLRGSKLRNTNFVYGTVIFTGHETKVMQNATEPPSKRSSVERRMDKIVYLLFAILLFIASFGSIFFGIKTKAELNPGSYAWYLRPDQSSIFFDPNRASFAAFCHFLTSLMLYVCLVPISLYISIEMVKVLQSTFINQDQHMYCEESDKPARARTSNLNEELGQVHTILSDKTGTLTCNSMEFVKCSIAGVAYGDSLTEVDISYGGIEEASGYNVRKDSTKSKRSVKGFNFTDGRLMNGEWTKESRRDAIEMFFRVLAVCHTTIPVTEKNSVEISYEAESPDEGALVTAAREFGFEFFSRTQTAISVHEYDPVLGRKVDRTYKVLNILEFSSARKRMSVILRTEEGRLFLFCKGADSVILERLSKDNEKPCVTHTKRHIEEYSEAGLRTLALACRELAEEEYAAWNKEYSSAKNSIHTDHDAAVEKASEDIEKDLVLLGATAVEDRLQNGVPECIHKLAQAGIKIWILTGDKLETAVNIGYSCNLLRKEMETFFVTLDNSGANAPEGCSQEGSRMVPYEQIDRKLQDARRKISLKGTSTPFALIIDGNALTYALTGSLKDSFLDLAVDCASVLCCRMSPKQKALITRLVKTKTEKTTLAIGDGANDVGMLQEADIGVGISGAEGMQAVMASDFAIAQFRFLERLLLVHGHWCYRRIAAMICYFFFKNITFGFTLFWFEAHAMFSAQPGYNDWFISFYNVAFTSLPVIALGVFNKDVSSSVCLEVPSLHQDGVNNIFFSWSRILSWMLNGLCCSIIIFFGALNAVLIQAVRQDGRVAGFDILGVTMYTCVVWTVNCQLALYISYFTWIQHFVIWGSILIWYTFLIIYGSFPAVISTTAYHVFWEACASSPLYWLSTLVIVVTALLPFFLYKITCSLFYPQDHERVQRTNSKGW, from the exons ATGCGCGCCTCCACCACCGACGCCGACGACCGCCCCCTCGTCGAGCTCGCCGTCGTCGCCCCCACGCCTTCCacctcctccccctctcccgccaCCGGACCGGCCGCGTCCGCACCGGGATTTTCCCGCGCCGTCCGATGCAACGcccgctcctccgcctccgcctccgcctcgggAACTGCCGATGGCGACGGCCTCTCCTCCTACCCGGGGAACGCGATATCGACCACCAAGTACACGGCCGCCAGCTTTCTCCCCAAGTCGCTCTTCGAGCAGTTCCGCCGCGTCGCCAACtgcttcttcctcgtcgtcgccTTCGTCTCCTTCAGCCCGCTCGCGCCATACCGCGCCGTCTCCGTCCTTCTCCCGCTCGTCGTCGTAGTGTCCGCCGCAATGGCCAAGGAGGCGGTCGAGGACTGGCGCCGAAAGCAGCAG GACGTAGAAGTGAACAATAGGAAGGTTGAGGTGTTTGATGGGGTCCAATCCTTTCATGAAACAGAATGGAAGAAGCTCCAAGTTGGTGACATAGTTAAAGTGAAAAAAGACGAGTTCTTCCCTGCGGATCTTCTTCTGCTTTCTTCGTGCCATGATAATGGAATGTGTTATGTTGAAACAATGAATCTAGATGGAGAGACTAACTTAAAGCGAAAACAATCATTGGACGTGACTGTGGGCTTGAGTGAGGAGCACTCTTTTCACAGTTTCAAGGCTTTCATACAATGTGAGGATCCAAATGAGAAATTATACTCTTTCCTAGGGACACTGTACTACGGTGAGCAACAATATCCTCTATCTCCACAGCAGATCTTGCTAAGGGGCTCAAAGCTTCGGAATACAAACTTCGTATATGGCACTGTAATATTTACGGGGCATGAAACTAAGGTAATGCAGAATGCAACGGAGCCACCATCGAAGAGGAGTTCTGTTGAGCGGAGAATGGACAAAATAGTTTATCTTCTGTTTGCAATTCTCCTCTTTATTGCGTCTTTTGGGTCAATTTTCTTTGGGATTAAGACGAAGGCTGAATTAAATCCAGGAAGCTATGCATGGTACCTAAGACCAGATCAATCCAGTATATTCTTTGATCCAAACAGAGCATCATTTGCAGCCTTTTGCCATTTTCTGACAAGTCTAATGTTGTATGTGTGCTTGGTGCCTATTTCATTGTACATATCAATAGAAATGGTAAAAGTCTTACAGAGTACTTTCATAAACCAAGaccaacatatgtattgcgaagaATCTGATAAACCAGCAAGGGCTCGTACATCAAATTTAAATGAGGAACTTGGTCAAGTCCATACTATACTCTCTGACAAAACAGGAACCTTGACATGCAATTCGATGGAGTTCGTCAAATGTTCCATTGCTGGTGTTGCCTATGGGGACAGCCTTACGGAAGTGGACATTTCTTACGGAGGAATAGAGGAAGCATCTGGCTATAATGTTCGTAAGGATTCAACTAAATCTAAAAGATCAGTCAAGGGATTTAACTTCACTGATGGTCGTTTGATGAATGGAGAATGGACCAAAGAAAGCCGTCGAGATGCTATAGAGATGTTCTTTCGTGTATTAGCTGTTTGTCACACTACAATTCCAGTGACAGAAAAAAATTCTGTCGAGATATCTTATGAAGCTGAGTCTCCTGATGAAGGAGCTCTTGTTACAGCTGCAAGAGAATTTGGCTTTGAATTTTTTAGTAGGACGCAGACAGCCATATCGGTGCACGAGTATGATCCTGTCTTAGGTAGAAAAGTGGATAG AACATATAAGGTACTCAACATCTTAGAGTTTAGCAGTGCCCGGAAGAGAATGTCTGTTATTCTGAGGACAGAAGAGGGTCGGCTATTTCTGTTCTGCAAAGGAGCTGACAG TGTAATACTGGAAAGGCTCTCTAAGGATAATGAAAAACCTTGTGTGACCCATACAAAGCGGCACATCGAAGAATATTCAGAAGCAGGACTGCGGACCCTGGCACTTGCATGTCGGGAACTTGCCGAGGAAGAGTATGCTGCTTGGAATAAGGAGTACTCATCAGCCAAGAATTCTATACATACCGATCATGATGCAGCTGTGGAGAAGGCATCGGAAGATATTGAGAAAGATTTGGTTCTCTTAGGTGCTACTGCTGTTGAGGACAGACTGCAAAATGGG GTTCCAGAGTGTATTCACAAACTTGCACAAGCTGGAATTAAGATCTGGATTTTAACTGGAGACAAATTGGAAACAGCTGTCAACATAGG TTATTCTTGCAACCTACTGAGGAAGGAGATGGAGACATTTTTTGTAACACTGGACAACTCAGGGGCAAATGCTCCTGAGGGATGCAGCCAGGAAGGCAGCAGAATG GTTCCGTATGAACAAATCGACAGAAAATTACAAGATGCTCGAAGGAAAATTTCACTGAAAGGAACTTCAACTCCGTTTGCTCTCATCATTGATGGCAATGCTCTAACATATGCTCTTACGGGTAGCCTTAAGGACTCATTTCTGGATCTAGCTGTTGATTGTGCATCTGTTTTATGTTGTCGCATGTCTCCTAAACAGAAAGCACTG ATCACCAGGTTGGTTAAAACAAAGACAGAGAAAACTACACTAGCTATAGGCGATGGAGCGAATGACGTCGGTATGCTACAGGAGGCTGATATTGGTGTTGGAATAAGTGGTGCTGAAGGAATGCAG GCTGTGATGGCAAGTGActttgcaatagctcagtttCGTTTCCTAGAGCGGTTACTCCTTGTGCATGGTCACTGGTGTTATCGCCGTATTGCAGCTATG ATATGCTATTTTTTCTTCAAGAACATCACATTTGGCTTCACACTTTTCTGGTTTGAGGCGCATGCCATGTTCTCAGCTCAGCCTGGTTACAATGATTGGTTCATATCTTTTTACAATGTTGCCTTCACATCTCTCCCTGTCATTGCTCTAGGTGTTTTCAATAAAGATGTCTCTTCCAGTGTTTGTCTCGAG GTCCCTTCGTTACATCAAGATGGTGTGAATAATATATTCTTCAGCTGGTCTCGTATACTCAGCTGGATGCTAAACGGACTGTGCTGTTCAATCATAATATTCTTTGGTGCTCTCAATGCTGTTCTCATTCAGGCTGTCCGACAGGATGGTCGTGTTGCTGGGTTTGACATCCTTGGAGTTACCATGTACACTTGTGTGGTGTGGACCGTCAATTGCCAATTAGCACTCTACATCAGCTACTTCACCTGGATACAGCATTTCGTCATCTGGGGCAGCATACTGATTTGGTACACATTTCTGATCATCTATGGCTCATTCCCTGCAGTGATATCTACCACAGCCTATCACGTTTTCTGGGAAGCTTGTGCGTCGAGCCCACTGTACTGGCTATCAACCCTAGTCATTGTCGTCACAGCCTTGCTCCCGTTCTTCCTCTACAAGATTACGTGTTCATTATTTTACCCACAGGACCATGAGCGAGTCCAGAGAACTAACTCAAAAGGCTGGTGA